The genomic window TAGACTAACAAAACTAGCtaattatcatttaattttGACAAACGCTGTACACTCAGCAAGTAACCTATATGTCAGCAAGCCAAAGAAAACTTGTTAAGTGATTCTTACAAGGCCCAGATTTGCTCATCTGGCGTCAATGTTGTGAACCAGATGGGGGCCGGCAATTGAAGTAAACAAACCGAAAACAGCAGCTCAATTTAATGCCAACATTgaagtttcttttttgttctctAAATAGCACACAGAACAACAAACTTGGATATTTAAGATATGTGACCCATGTAATATAGCACCTACAGTCGATCGCTAAAGGAATTACATCTCGAATGCAATATCACGAACAGAACCATAAGAATGTTATGTTTCCTAAATGGagaagtgtgtgcatgtattaCTGATATCCCAAAGACTGACGATGGAAAGAAAATGAGTGGACAATGCGTGGCCTTACTTTGGGCTCTTGACTGTGAGGATGCCTCAGGCCTGGGAAGACCCTATCCCTCGCCTACAGGGGATCGCTGTTGAACAATTACGTGCTATGAAAAATTACCTGCCTGAATTTGCAATCCTTGATAAAACCATCCGTCTACAAAACCATTGCCAATCTGGTTCTCcccgaaaaacaaacaacctttGATCCTAAAAAGTACCACAGCAGAACGAACAAGACAAGGTGGCACCTGACCCCTCCCCCAACCCCTAATTAGCCAGtcaaaatatttttctctttttttcaaatCCAGATTCATGTAAAAATTcttcaataattattattttaatcattatttataaaaatagatcttctttctctttatttttaaattttttttttctaaacacatTTTCAAGCAAAGAGATCTTCTCTTtggcaacagtgtgtgtgtgtgtgtgtgtgtgtgtgtgtgtgtgtgtgtgtgtgtgtgtgttgttttgtcaACAGGAGTGCAAACCCATCCCTTCCCTCTCCCTATCTCCCAATCCCTCGTGAGGAAAGACGTGTTCTGTTTgcagtacaaaacaaaacaatgttagAAATTTCTTTTCCGTTAGAGAAAAGGGATGGTGTCATCCCTGTTAATTTACTTGGGGGATTTAATAATATACaccaaaacaaatgaatgaatgatcacCGATTTGTTAAAAAGAGCCCCCTCCCGTTCTCTTCCCAGGGAGGTGTTATACTAACGACAGTGGATCCGGATTTAAAAGAGAACAAAAGGAAAACCTGAATCAAGAGAGTACAATCAGAAGAAAGGCATTCTCTTCTTTCAAATAAGGGCGGTCTGGTTTTGCTACTGTTTACAGAGAGGAGAAATCAAAGGAACAACCACTAGAACCGAAAGGATATACAACAGAATGCCTGTACCATTTACAGGTCTTCCAAATCAttaatattttccattttcaatttCGTAATACTTAGGCAACATTGGCTTATAGGTCCAAAGTTATATTATAAGCCATATCCAGTCCTGTTTAGTTGGTGGATTGGTTGTGTTCCTGTCTGTTGTAGACTAGCTGTGTGGGCTGAGGTGGGTGTTAGTAGTGGTGTGTTTGACGGGGCTACACGACAGTGGGGAGGGAGTTCAGGACTTGTGGGTCTTGTTGGTCTTGAAGGAGACCTGCAGCACGCGGTCGCCCAGCCGGTACCCGTTCAGACTCGCGATAGCCATTGCCGCCTCGTCGTAGTTCGTCATGGTGACGAAGCCGAACCCTTTGCACTTGTTGGTGTTGAAGTCTCGGATCACCTTGACATTGTTGACGGCACCGAACGGCCCAAACAGCTGCCACAGCACACTTTCGTCTGAGTCTGGAGACAGGTTATAGACGAAGATGCACCAGCCAGTGCCGGTGTGCCCGGGAATGTTCATCCCTACTAGACTGGTCATGCTATCTATGGTGATGGGAGAGAacctgaaaagaaaagagagagagagagagagagagagaaagagagagaaagagagagaataggagTGAGAGCTCTGtattagaaataaaatgtttttttgcacTGTGGATAATTGGAAAGTCTGGCTGAGTGACCTTAGCAATTTTGCACCAGGTTTAACACACAAGGCTATGCATTACTCGCACATTAGAACACCACATTAACTTTACAAGCTGCCCCTCTGTTATGTTAGCATCTTTCAATCTATTGCTCCTGATTTAAGACGATTTAGAGATTCAATATCTGCTTCGTACTGAAAGGAAGGCGCTTTTGTATGTAGTCTGAAAAGGCTGTACTCTAGACTGTGGGAGGGCCGTATAAAAAAATACCATTCATACAGATACAAGCTCCTTTCTTTCACTGCCTTCCTGAGTGGCTCTATTGGAGAGCCCAAATTGCAGGAACTCATCACATTAATACCTCCCAAATTCATTGGAGATTTGGAATGCAACTGAGTAAATCTGTTCTCATTCCTCTTGTAATCTTTCCTTTTCTaccccttttctttctcttgataCAGAGATTTGAATGCTCAGTTGACTTCACTTAATTGCCTTTTCCGTTTAAAAGAAACTTCCACTTTAAATAAAAGGTAAATTGGATAAAAGGTTCATTTCATATGCCACCTCTACAGCAATGACTATAGGCATTATTGGGAGTGCTTTAATTGAGATTTCCGCTTTGCTGAAGATCAGATGGCTCTGCCGAAACCTTTGTGGGTAGCGACTAGAaggttacgtgtgtgtgtgtgtgcatgtcggGGTTGGGAGATCGAAAGCAGCAGTCAGCAGGTGGAAAATGCAAGCAATGCTTTCTAGGTGCCTGGCGTTGGGAACACAGTGTATTCCACCCACACCCCCGGCAGCTCTGCAATGTATGACTGTGATCGATAACGTTGTGCAGACTGCAGGGCCAGCCAATTCCCTGCTTCTTGTTTTGCCAAGAATTACTCAGATATTTCATCTGTTCCTTAGCTGCCGTGCCCCAGCAAAGTCGATACGCCTGCTTCTTCTCCCTTTTGTGTCGCGCCGGCCATGTCTCATTATGCAAACAAGGCGTATAATAGCGCATCAGCTTGCTTAAGTTCCCTGACAAGCAACCATCTCATAACTTCAATTACGGCGTGTTTCTGTGTAAATAATGAATCCAGCGCCATTACTCATCTCGGAGAAGAAAAGGTGGGGAGGACAAAAAACGGTCTGCATGGTAATTTGGATGCCAGTCATCTTCAGAACAAGTGTGTGAGGGCCAGCCCAGCTTAACACGAGTGTGGAGGAGGCTCCTGTCTGCTCCAGCAGGGCCGAACGCGCTCTGTTCTATCTACCACATTGAACTGTTGGACAAGGAGTTGCATAGCAACGAGTGACTGACCCTCCCGTACTGTCCACCTTCACCTGCTTCTGCTCACTTCCACAAGCTTGGATTCCTTTGTTAATTACCTCCTGCCATGTGCTCCATGAAAAGCAAAGCATCTCCCTCAGCCCTGCGCTCATTCGAGAAGAAAACAGGATCGTGTGATTCCTGCACAGCTGTCTCCGCCACTTTGACAGCTAATCACATTCGGAGTAAATAATCTGCATgctttgtctctctgttttgAAAGATGGGCTGTCGCTTCAAATACTCTCTACCTTGTTTGcatatattgttttattgtatgGGTTTGTTTGATTCACCTTGTGGCTTTTGTAATTATTGCATTCACTCCCTCCCCCACCGGTGTCTGAATCTACGGAACAAATTAGCTACAATGACTTTAAGGGTAGAAACAAGCGAACCTCTCACTGCTATAATCTGTATTCTGGATTTTTTCATGAGGCAGCCATTGTTGGTTTTATAAAGTACTTCATGGTGAGCAAATCTTATATCAAACACATATGCTACTGACACAAAAAAGAGAATTTTATATTGCAGTCACTTTAAGGGAAATATCCTCCATCACAACACATTCATTTTTGTTGAGGAAATgctgaaatatttaataaatcataAGCACAAAAGGAGCAAAACTGTACATGAGCAAAACCCAGGTGATCAGAGGTTGTGCTAGCTGCAGTGAAACACACTTGTTTCCTGCAGGGATCCAGGAGAACTCTCACCCCCCTCCGCCTCACTCTTACCCTCTCCATCCAAAAATAGGACGGAACATTAAAGGTGCAGGGGGAAGCGTTTACATCAAAATGCCAGGAAACGTTTAATGAGACTCACTGACCAACACTGCTCCCTTTAGCattttgtcatttcatttgCTTCTGAAGCAGCTTTATAGATTGCAGAAAACTTTACAGATGTCTGATCTGGAAAAACTACTGTAAAAAATACGAGGAACAAGCAAACAGATTTAGTTACACCTATAAGCCATCCGGGGGATTTAGAGCTGTCTGTATTACTGCAACAGGGCTTGCGGGAGTTTGGAATAGTGGTAAATTGCATTGCTGCACTATAAAGATACTAAGCTCAGCGGAGTTTGGGCTCGAGACCCTGAATCCTTTGGCAACCACAGCTCAATACAAGTTACACATagtaaaacacagaaaataccAAAAACTCAAAATTCTGCAGTCATCAGAATCAAACAATGCATACGCTTCACTGAAATTATGAAAGGTAATTTGGATATTTGTAAAGACTAGAGTGGTTGGTGGTTTGAAATCAAGCAGAATCAAGTTAAAATCAAACTTAAGAGACAGGGAAAAAACCTTGAACTGAATCAGATGCAAGTGACTTCAGAAAATGAAGAATCAAAcgaaaaagaaatcattttttcAACATGGACATCTGGCATTCGGTGAAGTTTAATTACCTCTTAACGCCATAGGCCATATTAAGCAAATTGTCCAGCCTGTGAAGAGAAGGAGGGTTCTGATGTTAATGCAAGGCAGATGGTCTACTCACCCACTGGAACTAATGCTAAAGCCCTGACTCGCTGAAGAAGATGCCCATCCAGCAATGGCCCATTACACTGTTCAGCCCCATCAGGCATGTTGCAGAGTCAACCACTACGCTAGCCAAGAATCAGGCACTAACTCTAAGTTGGAAGGCCCACCTGATGCCTGACAGACTCAGAGAAACAGCTAATATAGCCTAAGGCTAAGAGTCTAATGTTGTTATAACCTGAGCATTAACAGCTATCTAATATGTCTtgctttaaaattatatatatatatatatatatatatatatactctttgcTTACCTATGAGATTCTgccaatgaaaaaaacaaaacaataaaggcTAATCATATCTGGCTTTTATCATCTAAAACAAGCTCATTTCTATAGTTAATATTTGAAATTTATCTCACATCATTGTTGCTGAAATCGACCAATTTAACTGCAACTGAGTGAACAGTGTATTATCGGCTATGCTGTGGTGTGTCAATGTAATGGTTTCGTATTTGTGACAGATGACGGAAAACGGATCTGAAGCACTGTGACACAAAGGAAATGTATTAACATCAAATTAACTATCAAAGAATAAATTCATGACATGTTCAGGCTCATGTAGAGATGATATGCTGGCGGAATGAATGACATTGTCTCCAGAGGTTTACACCTTTTAGCGCAAGGGGAAAGTTCAGTAATTTAATATGACATTCGAATGAAGTTTGAGGCAGGACATAATAGGATATTAAATCAAGGTGGTTCtcgttctctctgtgtctttctctcactctagtcctctctttctttctctctctctctagtctgTTCATTAGCCCTGGTGACCTGCTGGGCTGATGCATTAGACTCTCATCCCCATCAGTCACTCTCATTTTGGGTTCCCGTCTGTTTGGCCACTTCTCGACCTCCATCCCTCATGAGGCCTGCCCCTGTCTTATGTCCCTATTAAGCCTCTTCAAGATGGCCAGCAGGGCTAATTAATGCTTTCCCACAATTCAAACTTTTCCTTACAtatacactcttacacacactacGAAGTCATATAGATAGAGTTCACATTAAAAGCCTAATTGTACCATTCAGAGCTGACCTTTCACATCTGTATTTGTAAGTGTCATCAGTGTAAACATGCCTCTGTTCTCAAATGACCCACATGCACACAATTTCAAAATCAGCAACTTAAGGCTTATGATCCACTTGTGCCACAATCAATGAAAATATGTTATATCTGtaacagcatcatcatcatcatcatcatcaacttttTCCTGGattgacaggttttttttcttccatatatCAAGCAATTAAGCTAATTTACTGTGTCTACACtgattacttttacttttgctATCCCCTGTTTTTTCATGTTTGCTGCTGTTAACATGGATCTGATATCTGGATAGTGACAACAATGATATATGTATGCGCAGTCAAGTATCgtgttcaaataaaataaaatcccattCTTATTACGCTATCAGATGATAACCACCTATCAGCTATGTATCTGATTTAGGACCACCTGAAAGTAGCTCAAATCTGATTTTAAAAAGATCAGACTTTTGTGTTGATACTGGGAAAAAACACTTGCCATATGCCACCTCAAATATGTGAACGTAGCCACATCGATCTTCCTACTATCACAGTGACGGTACTAAATGCAGGCTTCCAGTGTGGTCTATTAGTAAGAAGCCAGCTAATCAATTACAAACTTCAAGCTGGCTTGAAAAAGTCAAGTTTATGGAAAgctgttttatagttttaaacGTCTCTGTAACTAGTCATAAAGGGAGCATGAGGAGTGACCCTTGTACAGGTGGAATGATAAAAAAGCAATGCATATTCATTCGGGATAATGTAGGGAAGTCACTGAGAAGAAAGGGTGAAGTTAAAATGGCAAAAAGTCATTTTAGAGTGTGGCTcaaatgtcatatttatttatgttagaTTACATAGCCATAAGTGATGGCATTTAGTTGGAATGGAAAAGAGTGGGAGGAAGAGGGGATGACAGAATGACAAAAAGAGGAGGGTGGACTGGGCTGTATGGGTAGTTGGGTGGAAGTATCTTGAAAGTAGGAGTGACATCTGTTCTAAATGAAAAGTTACATAAAGTTGCGTTTAATGTTGAAGGAGATCagaagagcaggagagagagagggagaaagagagagagagagagagagagagagagagagagagagagatagagatagagagacagagagagacagagagacttttAATGAGCACTGGCTGACATGCCATGAAGTAGTATATGAAGGTATAGTGGCAAAAAGTGAAATAATTGGATGTGTTTGGAAAATATATAGAGGTCAATAAGAGGAAAAAGGGATAAAACATTCAGGTTTATCATGGTAACACCAGATGAATGGAAGAACAGAAAGCAGtgaaaattgtgtgtaaaaagTGTATGAGCACTGGTAGAGAGGCGTGGAATGACAGAGTGATGTGTGGAGGCCAATACACTTTTATGAACATTCTACTATGTATTTCTAATGAAAAATGggtctttttaaaatgaaattcatAACTACAAGAGATATCAACACAATAAACATAAGCAACCTGAGGGGGTAAACATGGGTgatatatagtgccctccactaatattggcacccttggtaaatatgagcagagaaggctgtgaaaaaggctgtctttattgtttaaccttttgtttaaaaaaaatcacaaaaataccctgctctcatggatatcaaattgcaaacaaaacacaggtttttcaaaaaaaaaaaatctttgttaaataaatgtgtgcaacaattattggcacccttttagtcaacacTTTGTGCtactccctttgccaagataacaactcttagtcttctcctataatgcctgatgagattggagaatatatagcaagggatctgagaccattcctccatacagaatcacgctggtggactctcctcttcagttcaccccacaggttttctatgggtttcaagtcaggggactgggatggccatggcaggaccttgattttgtggtcagtaaaccatttttgtgttgattttgatgtatgttttggatcgctgtcctgctggaagatccaaccatggccatattttaagatttctggcagaggcagtcaggttttcatttaatatctgttgatatttgatagagtccatgatgccatgaatcctaacaaaatgtccaggtcctctgggagaaaaacagtatcaaaatattaaagagccaccaccatatttaaccgtgggcatgaggtagttttccatatggctacctctctgtgtgcgccaaaaccacctctggtgtttattaccaaaaagctctattttggtttcatctgaccatagaacctaatcccatttgaagttccaataatgtctggcaaactgaagatgcttgagtttgtttttggatgagattagaggcttttttcttgaaacccttcaaaacaacttgtggtgatgttggtgacttcggattgtagttttggagactttctgatcccaagaagcaactaacttctgcagttctagagctgtgatccttggagattttctggccactcgaaccatcctcttcacagtgtgttgagacaatatagacccACGTCCttttccaggttgattcataacatttccagttgactggaacttcttaattattgccctgatggtggaaatgggcattttcaatgcttgtgctattttcatatagccacttcccattttgtgaagctcaataaccttttgccacacatcacatctatattccttggtcttacccattgctTTGAATAGCTAAGGCAATTTGGTCTACCTCAAATTTATACCCGTGTGAAACAGGGAGTcattgttgaacaatttcctgttcctagtcacccaggtatactaaatttatttttaaatatcaataggaatatacttcaaatatttttttctcatatgaattcatagggatgccaataatttttgcacacctatatttaacaaagattttttttataaacctgtgatgtgtttgcaattgtttgatatccatgagagcagagtatttttgtgaattttttaaacaaaagatcaaaaggttaaacaataaagacaatttctcacagccttctttgctcatatttaacaagcgcatcaatattaatggagggcactgtatttggTGGTTATAAGCTTGAAAGCCGAGGGTATTCATTTAGAAATGTATACAAATGAAaaggatataataataataataataataataataataataataataataataataatatgtagaAGAACAAAAAATTGCCTGTATCAAGGCAATGCAAGGAGACTTTGGCTTTTTCAAGCCAGCATAATTAGCTAGGCAGGCTGCACTATGGGTAAATTTGTTAATTGGAGGTGCAGAGCAGGCATCTGTATATGAGACATTTTGCAAGCCTATTTGAGCCTAGTTTCACAGTGTGTCTCCAAACAAAGACAACACAATGGCACCTTTCTGTGGCTATGTAATTAATGCAAATGTAAGACATAATTTTCATATCTATTCAGTTATAATTGTTTGCGATGTAAGAGGGATTAATTACTGATTACTGTCACTGACATTACTGTACAGCAGTAATTGGCAAGCATGACACGTTTGTGCTAACACGTGATCCTGAGTCCTTAAACAACAAATCAACAGGTGAGTgtagtacaaataaataaatgctattTCATTAAATGAGtgaggtttttgtttgtgaGTGAGATGGTAACACCGCACCACTAATTCCAACATGGtttattataatgataataagtaAAAGTGTGTAATTTAGCCAGCTGTGGACAGTTGTTAATGGGGACTGGTGAAATGGAGGAGAGAGAACGTGGTGTGAGAAACACAGAATCTTCATGGAGACATTATGAAGGACCACTGTCTTTTATTACAAGCCTTTCACTGCTTTTTCATGTTcaatctctcttttctttttcaaacagAAAGGGTCTGGATCACCTCGTGTCAAGCTTGAAATAGAATCGGTGGCCATAAAGTACTGATGAACAAAAAGTATTCTCTAGAATGGGAAAATTACACTTAGAATCTGTGCATTTTCTTTACAGAAGATTCTGTTttcaagacaaaaataaaaccgtGATATTTAGGGATTTAGGATTAACCTACTctattactgtttttatttctgcaaTTAAGATGGGAAACATGtgtgcattttttccccatcactACAGTTAAGCAACAGTGTAACTGGTTTCCTCATTTTGTCTTAATAATAACAGAGCAACCACCAATTTAGTGGATGTTGTATATTACTCACTGGCTTAATAAGACTCTAGAGACAGCATGCAGTAGAATTATAGCAGATTGATAGCTTTAGTGAACAAGTTGCTGGTCTGCAgcctggctggctggctttacCTGAACCTCTGGGCTTGGTGGTGCAGGGGCCCAGGATAGCGGCGGTTGGGGGACTGGTAGAGCTGCGAGAGCAAGGCCTGGCTTGTCTTTTGGCTCGGGTTGTTGGCGAATTTCACCGTGATGGGCTCAGCTGCACCGGAGGGCTTCTGTCCATTCAGGCCCTTGATGGCCTCCTCAGCTTCTATTCTCTTATCAAAGCGAATGAAGCCTACACCACGCGAACCACCTGAGGGGCCAAAATAGCACAAACAAGACACAGGCTATGTTTATCACCACTGTCTTTCACATTGCAGGACATCGATACATATACAGTTCTAAAGATGTTTAGAAAATCCCACATGGACTTCCTCACACGAgcaatgcctttttttttctcgcttAGACGCACAAATATTAGATGCATTCGCAGTGAGATAGGGAAACCGGTCCCCATGACTTGATGTCGGAAATGTTGTGTGACAGTGATGTGTGTTCCATATGTGACAGCTGCTATTGCTGGCATTGTATTATGCAAGCAAGTCGTGAGGGAACAGCTAGATTTCATTGGCCTCCCTGCGTTCTGCCGCTGTCAGGCAGAAGTGtaatttgttttccttttttcatgaGAGCATGAAGATATTGTATTGGTGCGCTCCTGCCTGCTGATGTGGAAATGGTGTTCGTGGAAacggtatgtgtgtgtttgtgtatgtgtatggggGTTGGGGCTGGTGATTGTTCCCAGTACTATGTGCGGGTATCGTGTCCCAGTCTGTCTCAAGCTGCGAGGCTTGCACATGCTGACGGCCACACACTACCTCATGGCATGCTGCGTGCGGTGACATTTCTGTGGTTTCCTAGGCAATGTTTTTTTGACCGCCACCTGAAAGTAACACTTAAAAGAGTCTGGCTGGGAGGCCTTTTGTTGGGCTGCTTTTTAATGAGACACTTCCTACTGCTTCAGGGAGGTGAGCAGGAAGACGACTTGTCTACACGGCCATTTGCATAATGCTTGTGTGtgcttgaatgtgtgtgtgtgtgtgtgtgtgaaatggtgTATGCATGTGTTCACGATCTGGCAtgtctacacacaaacacacatacccACTCGTTTTTAGACTGTCACTTCACACTACATTCTTGTTTCTTGTATTGATGGTTTCTGTTTGGGGTTTTCTTGCTGAAGCATACTGTTAGTGCTGTCTTATTGTTACTCCGTCTTAGTATTCAAATCAGACACTTTTGATATATGCAGCTCTGGAAGCAAACATTTGTACGCAGTCTCTTCAACGCAACAAGCTTTCATTCAGCCTGCCTCtgcattatacacacacacacacacacacacacacatacacgcacgctctctctctctctaccgcactgtttctctctttgcCAACATCATCCCTGACAGCTTTTCCTTTCTGTCTCCCAGCCTTCCCACAACCTGTTCTGTTTAATTAGCCTgacagaaggaaagacagaaataaagcaAGCACATACATTATTCTGCAAGATTTTGGATGCATTGCTAGACTCCCTGCTTTCTGCTGTGTGAAACTGAGGTCAATCCAAATTTCTTAGATAGTGGAATGAGATGACATCTCTTTCAGAGAAGTATGACAAGCTACAGattcagaaacaaaacaaaacaaaaaagacaggTACCTTAGCTTAGAGGAATAGAAACTAGCACAGTCTGAGTGAATTCTTTTTTAGTTTAATTGAAGATTAACTGAAAATtatttcaatctttttttttaatgtgttgatgtgttttgaCATATTCGTGTTTTTGTGGACATGAGTATCTGTGAATGAGAGACTGAAAGCAGATTGTATGCAACTGAAGTTGTGCTTCACATAACTTCTTCCTTAGTCTCGAAATGATTTATATTCATCCAGGATTCTCTTTTCCACCTTTTTGCAAATAATTCTTGCCTATAAGTGCCAGACAAGTCTGGCTATTTGAGAGGCTGAGGGTGTGTCATTAAAACTAACTGTAACAAAATCAGGATGCCCAATTCTCCTATTCTATGAAATAGACTGAACATCATGACTGTAACAAAATAGCTGTCCTTCATAAAAGCTAAAattagaaaatgaaatgaaaggctGTTACTCGACAGTAAAGCACAGCAACATTAAGGTgctcattataaaaaaaaaagtctaactAAACAAAAGTAGCAGCTGGCCTTAAACTGGGGACGTGGGTACTTTCAGCTTCTTTTAGCACTTATCATCAACCGAACAGAGTTTCGGCTGCGATGTGTCGTTTAACTGCACTATTCTCTCGGTATTCAGTCTGTGCGTTACGTAACTTTTTACCTGTACTTATCTCGGAACAGCACATGCATTGCAAGAGAATGGCTGGTTTAATAAtaacccagacacacacacacacacacacacatgcacacacacacacacacacacacacacacacacacacagggctacgGCCTGACAAAGCACTTTCCACTGCACGCCCACTGTTCACAGAAAGCGAGAAAGGAGGAAAGAGATAGCAAAAGGGAACGTATGTTCCTCTGGGAACAGAGAGAAGATCTGAAGGCTTGGTTGTTAATGAAAGCTTTCACTCTTCTTTCTGAACTTAAGCACGTTGCCATCTTCTCTCATTCGCTCACTTTTAAGTGGCTGTGCCAACAGTATGGGGCATTTATTACAGTAGTGTGAGGGTGAGAAGCAAGACCTTAATCAGGATGAAGAGCAGAAAACTGACTCGTTTTAGAGATCTTTAGCTAATACTGCTAAAGACTGCGCTTGAAAgtcagtaagaaaaaaaaaaaaatcttacgcAAAGAGCTACACTTGGTCTGTTGCCCTTGCTCTGTGCTCGATatatatctatgtgtgtgtgtgtgtgtgtgtgttcccagtttattgactttattgttgaggttctctttttttaatttaatatgatttactcatcatatacacattcaagctgtgttttttcctTGGTTGTTAATGTCTTTCTGATTATTTGTATCCAAACGTCCCAGTTGGAAGTCTCGTTTGCACTGCAGTACCACAGCAGATTAATGATTTCTTTTACAGAGACAGTAAAGAATGATGAAGAGGGAAAAGAATAGACTTTATTTTAACAGAGTGTTTCCTATAGGTATCCTGTAGGAGGAATGTCATAGAGACTGATTCTCTCTCCAGAACAGCAGCTTGTAAGAGGAAGCACTCTGGATCAATAAGACTGGCACTTATTGATGAAAGACACATATTGATTGCTCTGCGTAAAGAGCTGCTCTGAATATTTAACCATTGATCAAAGTCATGCACACATCTCCCTCCACATGTTACCTAAAAGTAGCTCCAGAATGGCCTGATCCAATGTTGCTCCCTTTAGATGAAACCAATTAAACAGTATGCCAATATAGTACCCCACCCACAGGTTTTGATAACATGACTGGACAATGCAATTGTTGCCAAAC from Ictalurus furcatus strain D&B chromosome 5, Billie_1.0, whole genome shotgun sequence includes these protein-coding regions:
- the elavl4 gene encoding ELAV-like protein 4 isoform X5, with the translated sequence MVMGSTETQWRQADLPQLQGWADKGLLTQPKMIISNMEPQVTNGPNPATANGPSSNNRSCPSPMQTSSSNDDSKTNLIVNYLPQNMTQEEFRSLFGSIGEIESCKLVRDKITGQSLGYGFVNYIDPKDAEKAINTLNGLRLQTKTIKVSYARPSSASIRDANLYVSGLPKTMTQKELEQLFSQYGRIITSRILVDQVTGGSRGVGFIRFDKRIEAEEAIKGLNGQKPSGAAEPITVKFANNPSQKTSQALLSQLYQSPNRRYPGPLHHQAQRFRLDNLLNMAYGVKRFSPITIDSMTSLVGMNIPGHTGTGWCIFVYNLSPDSDESVLWQLFGPFGAVNNVKVIRDFNTNKCKGFGFVTMTNYDEAAMAIASLNGYRLGDRVLQVSFKTNKTHKS